From a single Pseudophryne corroboree isolate aPseCor3 chromosome 6, aPseCor3.hap2, whole genome shotgun sequence genomic region:
- the LOC134934055 gene encoding olfactory receptor 11L1-like — MHEQNISYVFLLGFPNLHNFNILLFLFLLIIYCVTICGNVIIYFFVSISKNLHSPMYFFITQLSVIDILMSTNILPNLLHIVLHDGASMSPAACLLQFYVFSDCETSECLILTVMSYDRYLAICNPLRYNSIINKTFCVKSVIASWLLSILVLLGNEIEIYKLDFCEPNVIDHFFCDLPPILDLSCSDTSLIQIQAFLVGIIVVICPFIIIIVSYVNIITTILSIRSISGRQKAFSTCSSHLTVVCIFFGTLFSVYMVPSKGQSLEANKALSLFYTVVTPLVNPVIYSLRNKDFKGAFERLKYNFYLVSFN; from the coding sequence ATGCATGAGCAGAATATATCTTATGTCTTTCTCCTGGGATTTCCAAATCTACACAACTTTAATATTTTGTTGTTCTTGTTCCTGCTCATCATCTACTGTGTCACCATATGTGGTaatgttattatatatttttttgtttcaaTTAGCAAAAATCTCCACTCTCCAATGTATTTCTTCATCACACAACTGTCTGTAATCGACATTCTGATGTCAACGAACATTCTCCCTAACCTGCTTCATATTGTCCTGCACGATGGTGCCTCCATGTCTCCTGCTGCCTGTTTATTACAGTTTTATGTGTTTTCTGACTGTGAGACATCGGAATGTCTCATCCTAACGGTGATGTCATATGACCGATATTTGGCCATCTGTAACCCACTGCGCTATAACTCTATAATCAACAAAACATTTTGTGTGAAATCTGTCATTGCGTCATGGTTATTAAGTATCCTTGTGTTATTGGGGAATGAAATAGAGATTTATAAATTAGACTTCTGTGAACCAAATGTTATTGACCATTTCTTCTGTGACTTACCTCCTATTCTAGACCTTTCTTGTTCAGATACATCACTTATTCAAATTCAAGCATTTTTAGTTGGCATTATTGTTGTCATCTGTCCATTCATAATCATAATTGTTTCTTATGTAAATATAATCACCACCATCCTAAGCATCCGCTCCATCAGCGGGAGACAGAAAGCCTTCTCTACCTGCAGCTCCCACCTAACTGTTGTCTGTATATTTTTTGGAACTCTCTTTTCCGTGTATATGGTTCCATCAAAAGGACAATCATTGGAGGCCAACAAGGCATTATCTCTGTTTTACACTGTGGTGACACCATTGGTTAATCCAGTCATATACAGCCTGAGGAATAAAGACTTCAAGGGAGCTTTTGAAAGACTTAAATATAATTTTTACTTAGTGTCATTTAATTAA